Proteins encoded within one genomic window of Platichthys flesus chromosome 13, fPlaFle2.1, whole genome shotgun sequence:
- the frzb gene encoding secreted frizzled-related protein 3, producing MFSPGLSVALLAASCALWPAAVRAASCESVRIPLCRSMPWNMTKMPNHLHHSTQDNAVLAIEQFEGLLGTGCSPDLLFFLCAMYAPICTIDFQHEPIKPCKAVCERAKSGCEPVMKRYNHSWPDSLACSELPLYDRGVCISPEAIVKAEGPDPYYQDPARCNPESSPDFPMDSNNLHCRGPNRDRCKCKTVRMVLKTYLRNNYNYVIRARVREVRNRGLEPTAVVEVMEVLKSSLVNIPRETQTLYYSSSCLCPPLTPGEEYLIMGYENEETSRLLLIDSSIAQRWKDKMSKKIKRWDQILHGKGRGGQRGGRH from the exons ATGTTCTCCCCGGGACTCTCCGTGGCTCTGCTGGCCGCCTCGTGTGCTCTGTGGCCGGCTGCGGTCCGCGCCGCGTCCTGTGAGTCGGTTCGAATCCCGCTGTGCCGGTCGATGCCCTGGAACATGACGAAGATGCCgaaccacctccaccacagcaCCCAGGACAACGCGGTACTGGCCATCGAGCAGTTCGAGGGGCTGCTGG GGACTGGCTGCAGTCCGgacctgctcttcttcctgtgcGCCATGTACGCTCCCATCTGCACCATCGACTTCCAGCACGAGCCCATCAAACCCTGTAAGGCGGTGTGCGAGCGCGCCAAGTCCGGCTGCGAGCCGGTGATGAAGCGGTACAACCACAGCTGGCCCGACAGCCTGGCCTGCAGCGAGCTGCCGCTGTACGACCGCGGCGTCTGCATCTCACCGGAGGCCATCGTGAAGGCCGAGGGGCCAG atcCGTACTACCAGGACCCAGCCAGGTGTAATCCAG AATCCAGTCCAGACTTCCCAATGGACTCCAACAACCTCCACTGCAGAGGACCGAACAGAG ATCGCTGCAAATGTAAAACCGTCAGAATGGTTTTGAAAACCTACCTGAGGAACAACTACAACTACG TTATCAGGGCCAGGGTGCGGGAGGTGAGGAATCGGGGTCTGGAGCCCACAgcggtggtggaggtgatggaggtgCTCAAGTCTTCCTTGGTCAACATTCCCAGAGAGACGCAGACGCTCTACTACTCGTCCTCCtgcctgtgtcctcctctgacTCCTGGGGAGGAGTACCTCATTATGGGCTATGAGAACGAGGAGACGTCCAG GCTGCTTCTGATTGACAGCTCCATCGCTCAGAGGTGGAAGGACAAAATGAGCAAGAAGATCAAG agaTGGGATCAGATCCTCCATGGCAAGGGTCGAGGAGGTCAGCGCGGGGGTCGCCACTGA
- the dnajc10 gene encoding dnaJ homolog subfamily C member 10 codes for MGFRVVLGAQQRRHVRLTLPLLLSVAMMAAVWAEGRDYYDLLRVGREATTREIRQAFKKLALTMHPDKNPGDSSAHDKFVEVNRAYEVLKDEDLRKKYDKYGEKGLDEQQGGRYESWNYYRYDFGIYDDDLEIITLDSGDFEAAVNSGEIWFINFYFPRCSHCHELAPTWRAFAKEMDAVIRIGAVNCGDNNHLCRRKGINSYPSLFIFRSGQKPEKYNGERSKDELVNFSMKFITTTVTQLWQGNVFSEVERAFSSGLGWLITFCSDSGDCLEPRTTQKLAGMLDGLVKVGRMDCTAEEQLCHSFHVTGGATALFPPGSSLDQKDSVLWLNTLDSKEVYTQVMNHLPDLELLTRDSFQSKLAHHRWLVSFTFGERSSASSEYKKLQAFLRNDHIQVGRVNCITDSELCQSLYIQKPCVAVFKGLGIHDFEIHHGKDVLYNIVGFAKDSVRAHVTTLQPDNFPADRKEPWLVDFFAPWCPPCRALLPELRKASIHLAGQMKFGTLDCTIHHKLCSRYNIQAYPTTVIINGSSLHEYEGQHSADGILEFIQDLVNPSVVVLDHSSFTERVKGRAEGQIWAVDFYAPWCGPCQALMPEWRRMARLLSGQILVGSVDCQRFQSLCQSQGVRAYPEIRLYPGSARQPDRFMSYNGWHRDAQSLRTWALSSLPRATVDLTPETFRSQVLSGRDHWVLDFYAPWCGPCQQFAPEFEILARILKGEVRAGKVDCQAHHQICQSAGITAYPTVRFYPYLGTRRFEHSGEPINSRDSNVIADTIRQRLQQLLPRLHSNGKDEL; via the exons ATGGGGTTCAGGGTTGTCCTCGGGGCTCAGCAGCGCCGTCACGTCCGGTTAACGCTGCCGTTGCTGCTCTCCGTCGCCATGATGGCGGCGGTTTGGGCGGAAGGCCGAGACTACTACGATCTGCTGAGAGTCGGCAGGGAGGCGACGACCAGGGAGATCCGACAGGCCTTCAAGAAGCTGGCGCTCACCATGCACCCCGACAAGAACCCT GGCGACTCCTCGGCCCACGATAAGTTTGTGGAGGTGAATCGAGCTTATGAGGTCCTGAAGGACGAAGACCTCCGGAAGAAATACGACAAATATGGAGAAAAGGGATTGGACGAGCAGCAGGGAGGACGCTACGAGAGCTGGAACTACTACCGCTACGACTTCG gAATCTATGACGATGATTTAGAGATCATCACGCTGGACAGCGGAGATTTCG AGGCGGCGGTGAACTCCGGAGAAATCTGGTTCATCAACTTCTATTTCCCACGATGCTCCCACTGTCACGAGCTGGCGCCAacg tggagGGCGTTTGCCAAAGAGATGGACGCAGTGATCCGGATCGGAGCCGTGAACTGTGGAGACAACAACCACCTGTGCCGGAGGAAAGGGATCAACAGTTACCCCAGCCTGTTCATATTCAGATCAGGACAG AAACCAGAGAAGTATAACGGGGAGCGTTCTAAAGACGAGCTGGTGAACTTCTCCATGAAGTTCATCACAACCACCGTCACTCAGCTCTGGCAAG GAAACGTGTTCAGCGAGGTGGAGAGAGCGTTCTCGTCCGGGCTCGGCTGGCTCATCACCTTCTGCTCCGACTCCGGAG aTTGTCTGGAGCCAAGAACAACACAGAAGTTGGCAGGAATGTTG GACGGACTGGTGAAGGTGGGACGGATGGACTGCACCGCTGAGGAGCAGCTCTGTCACAGCTTCCAT GTGACCGGCGGAGCGACGGCTTTATTCCCTCCTGGTTCCTCTCTGGACCAAAAGGACAGCGTGCTG tggcTGAACACTCTGGACAGTAAAGAGGTTTACACTCAGGTCATGAACCATCTGCCGGATCTGGAACTGCTGACCAGGGACAGCTTCCAG AGCAAACTGGCCCATCATCGCTGGTTGGTCAGTTTTACGTTTGGAGAGAGAAGCTCCGCCTCCAGCGAGTATAAGAAGCTACAGGCTTTCCTGAGGAACGACCACATACAG gtCGGTCGAGTTAACTGCATCACAGACTCGGAGCTGTGTCAGTCTCTCTACATCCAAAAACCCTGCGTGGCTGTTTTCAAAGGACTGGGAATCCACGACTTCGAGATCCACCACG GTAAAGATGTGCTGTACAACATTGTGGGTTTTGCGAAGGACAGCGTTCGCGCTCATGTGACGACTCTGCAGCCCGACAACTTCCCGGCCGACAGGAAGGAGCCGTGGCTGGTGGACTTCTTTGCTCCG TGGTGTCCTCCGTGCAGAGCTTTACTCCCAGAGCTGAGGAAAGCTTCCATCCACTTGGCCGGACAGATGAAGTTTGGAACTCTGGACTGTACCATCCACCACAAGCTCTGCTCCAGG tATAATATCCAAGCGTACCCCACCACGGTGATCATTAACGGCTCCTCCCTTCATGAATATGAAGGACAGCACTCAGCCGACGGCATCCTGGAGTTCATACAG GATCTGGTGAATCCGTCTGTGGTCGTCCTGGATCATTCCAGCTTCACTGAGAGAGTTAAAG GTCGAGCTGAAGGGCAGATCTGGGCGGTGGATTTCTACGCTCCGTGGTGTGGACCCTGTCAGGCTCTGATGCCTGAGTGGAGACGCATGGCCAGg ctgctctcGGGTCAGATCCTGGTCGGCTCAGTGGACTGTCAGCGGTTCCAGTCGCTGTGTCAGAGTCAGGGTGTGAGGGCGTACCCTGAAATCCGACTGTACCCCGGCAGCGCCCGGCAACCAGATCGCTTCAT GAGTTATAACGGTTGGCACAGAGACGCTCAGTCACTGAGAACATGGGCCCTGAG TTCTTTACCTAGAGCGACGGTGGACTTGACTCCGGAGACATTCAGGTCTCAGGTGCTGTCGGGTCGGGATCACTGGGTTCTGGACTTTTACGCCCCCTGGTGTGGACCATGTCAACAGTTTGCTCCAGAGTTTGAGATCCTGGCTCGG ATTCTCAAAGGGGAGGTTCGAGCGGGGAAGGTCGACTGTCAGGCTCATCATCAGATCTGTCAATCGGCTGGAATCACCGCCTACCCCACAGTCAGATTTTACCCGTACCTAGGAACAAGGagg tttGAACACAGTGGGGAACCAATCAACAGCCGGGACTCTAACGTGATCGCTGACACCATCAGACAGCGACTACAACAGCTGCTCCCACGGTTACACAGCAACGGGAAG gacGAACTCTGA